Genomic window (Gadus chalcogrammus isolate NIFS_2021 chromosome 3, NIFS_Gcha_1.0, whole genome shotgun sequence):
ctacagacctattagagcagtgccagtgggtgggacttcaccagcagaaactaaaggccgatttagggtcgttttagacgcagagacgtaagcacgtaatttacacaagggacttgttttagacaagttttgatttacggttcctttaaggttccttaaggattgcgcgtgttgcaaggggattctccgccagaacagtagggggagcaacgaacgaatctgtgggcgtggaagtggaaatcgctggcttgtttatatttataattatcataattcgttcttgtgttttcttcttctccttcttcaaaattcttcattcgcttctgtcactgccttttaaaaatggcgctattatgctgtaaaaccggaaatgtgagactcctgaaaggatgtggttagctggccaatcacagtctttgcgagctgcgtagggccgtagtgttttagtcgcatagtcaggaattttggccgacgcacttaagcacgtaaggggggatattttaccgcgcaagggggggttatgtatcttacgtgcttacgcgttacgtctaaaacagagcatatatcggcctttacatccacagcgtctgaagctaagctaacagaggctgttgataaaactgaagtacaatggcggaaggtactggatctgacatagaagatggaaCCATGCAAAAGTCCATTTGTTctaattcactgagttcaccaactaatactcttcactagaaatgttgtgtgaaatgactttcaagcagtcttgcggtatcagcttggtagatggaacagcgaggtgtccgataggaaGAGATCTAGAtaagcgggagtggccagcgaagctgggcatcgtggtgcatggtgggagttgttgtcttcaatcaacaagcgccaaaaagtcactttctgccttttctcggtcaagacgacaccaaattagaattttattttattattcgactacatataggacccaatttcaatacatattcatgcctccaccggtgaaatgctcctttaatgacatgtatctgaacccaccgtcaaacccctacctgtctTACCTGTGGTTCTAGGTACACAGGCCACAAGATGAAGGGCTACAAGCTGGACTGCTGTCTGTCCGGTAAAGACACCCACGTGATGAGCTGTTCCGAGGACGGACACGTCTACTGCTGGGacctggtggaggtcagagtCAACCGCTTTTTCCTTGTATCTCATTTTCCCTGCCCTCATTTCACTTTCATTCTTCATTCCAATGCTTTGATGCAAAACACAACGTTTTACATGAAAGGTAAATACAGTTTTGAATGGGGAATGTTACCTTAATTCATCTAAAGGTTACATTGAAGTCAAGTGGTAATTTATCTACTTGTTACTATTAATgtattcattgttattatttattaatttatagtGATTCATtatttgtgtgatgtgtgaaaTGCACAGGCTCCATCTCGGACCATCCTTGACCTCAAAGcattaaaccttttatttccAGTGAGGCATTGGTGTCATTATGGTTCCAACTGTGCATCTTGTCTGCATGGGCTCAGTTAACGCCTTGCACATGGGGAACTTTCTCTTCCTAATCTGGTTTTATTTCCATAAGATATCCTTCCAAACCAGGTCCCGGGGTTCTCCTCTCCCACGGTTTAACATTTAAATGGTCTTGAAAAGGTTGCACCCAACCAAGAGCAAAGCTTTGATCAACAGATATTTTATAAATAACAGAAATGTAACTGAATCTCGCGTTGCTTTGTGTTTATTTCATATTTCTTTCATTAATTGCTTTCAGGGCTCCCTAACTTTGAAGCTGCCGGTGGGGAAGGCCGTTGTCCAATCTCTGTCTTTCCACCCCACCGAGACCCAGCTCCTCACAGCCATGGAGGGGCGTGTCCAGGTGTGGGGGGCTGAGCCTGAGGAAACCGAGGAAGTGGAAGAGGGCGGCATGATGGGGGCATCATAGAGAGtgcagtatgtgtgtctgcgtgtgtgtgtgtgtctgtgtgtgaatgcgtgtgcatgtcaaACCCATGTTGAAGAATATCACATATTTTTGTACATAACAATGAATAAACTTTTTTTCTGATTGTAACAATCGAGTCGACAAAGCCCCGTTTTGTAAATTGTTGACTTTATTGGGAACagaacacttttttttatgatttgcgTACAGAGAAATAAGTTAAGTCATGTCAAAGAATTAAAATAAACcaaccaaataaataaataaattattttacataaatacattttacattatttcAAGCGACTACTTGGTCAGCACTTCTATTTtgcgccacacacacaatgtacccCAAGAGGATTATCTTTCAATAATTAAatacatgtattttttttagctTATTCATGAAGTCAAGTAGTTTTGTCTGTCCATTTGACCCTTTCTAGGAAACATTAGCAGTGTTGAAACTACAGACCGACTACTAAGTGCGGCAATGTGCCTTTGTGGATTGACCTCAATCAGTATTTTATATTCAGTATATTTATCTTTTGCAGGAAATATAAAAAGAACGCTTGAAAACAAAAAGCTTGTTTCCAAAATGCTATGTACCTGCATCTGTTGAATCCGTAAGGATACAAGTGTCTGTAACGCTTtgcaaaattaaattaaaagcaCCACTGTACACTGTTTGACAGCACTTAAAAAAAGCCTTAAATCAAGCATCATCCAAAGGTTTACAACCTTGGACATTTTAGAAGGCACCTGCTTTCAATTTTAAACCCGTACAAAGAAATAGTTTTACAAGCGCTTAGGAACAGACTTCAGACCTTCCTCTCCCACACACCAGCCCTCACTCTACCACTCAGCCTAACCTacccaaccctcaccctaccaCTCAGCTACCCCAACCCCTCACCCTACCACTCAGCCTAGCCTacccaaccctcaccctaccaCTCAGCTACCCCAACCCCTCACCCTACCACTCAGCCTACCCAACCCTCAGCCTAGCCCacccaaccctcaccctaccaCTCAGCCTAACACTCGGCTCTCTGCCCAACTCACCCTAACCGACCTAACCCTCTTCCTCACCCAGCCCACCCTAggcaccacctctcctccacccacttccctccctcacccccataccaccccacctccagcccagcccaccctcctccctaccCCAGCCCCTCAGCCCACACAACTGCAGCCGGCGGCCAGCAGCTGCTCCACCTTGTGCCAGCGGTGGGCGTTGTCCAGGAAGGCCAGGTCCTCGTGGTGCGTGGGCCGGCAGCAGGGACCCCCCACCCCGCTGGGCCCGGGTCGCGGCAGCACCCCGCCCAGCAGAAGGTGGGCCCTCGTCAGGTCGTGGTTGGAGCGGACGCGCTCGCAGGCGCCACCGCAGTACTTGAAGAGCACCGTCTCGTCGGCGTCGTAGCCCAGCCCCAGGTCCCGCACCTGGAGCTGGACGGAGCGCAGGCCgcaggcggaggcggaggcgggggCCGCGTCGGAGCTGGAGCGGCGGGGGCGTGGTGCGGGCTCTTGCTGGTCCGGAGAGGCGCTGTCGGCGCCGCCGACAACGTGATCTgtagggagggcgggggagggttGAGATGACATCACAAACTAACTCAAACACAAACTACTGGTACACAAACTATCACACACATTTGTTCAAAAACTACTAGTAGACAAACTATCACACAAATTTGTTCACAAACTACTAGTACACAAACTATGCAAACTACTAGTATACCGACTACCAGCTAACTACTAGTCCAACAATTAAGGCACGCAAACTACTTTGTTTGCAGTTCTCAAATGGTGAGGAGGGATTCCTCATCGTGAGCGCATTCCGATATACACATTCAGAATTGACACCAAATAATCATTAACCATTCCGTAAGAACAAATACACCTCATTGGAAagcaaaaaatatttgttttctatttcaGGTCATACAGTTCCAAATCTAATGTTGGCGATTCATTGATCCTTCTGTTAGAGAACATATCATGGAAAGGTTAACCTTattcaaaggtcagaggtcaacctaCCGAGCAGAGACGGCAGCGCATGTCCGTAGCCCCGCTGGACgcagaggagcaggaagagcagCGGGAGCAGGGAGCGCATCGtcgggtgtgtctgtctgcgttcGCCGCCGCTGAGTCCAAATCAACCCAATATGGTTTGcgttgcgtgggtgtgtgtgtgtgtgtgtgtggacacgaGAAGGTGGTGCTGAGATGTGGACCAGCCACGACCTCAAATATATAGCTCTTCAGATaaggggggttggaggggtgagtggagagagagagagagagagagagagag
Coding sequences:
- the LOC130378730 gene encoding artemin, encoding MRSLLPLLFLLLCVQRGYGHALPSLLDHVVGGADSASPDQQEPAPRPRRSSSDAAPASASACGLRSVQLQVRDLGLGYDADETVLFKYCGGACERVRSNHDLTRAHLLLGGVLPRPGPSGVGGPCCRPTHHEDLAFLDNAHRWHKVEQLLAAGCSCVG